From Triticum aestivum cultivar Chinese Spring chromosome 7B, IWGSC CS RefSeq v2.1, whole genome shotgun sequence:
TCTTGTGTGGGATCGATCACATATAACTTGATTGACCAAGAAGTACCTATAGGACGACTGAGGAATAGCAAACCGGTTATCATCATTTGCACAGTTCTTCCACGTTGAATCCTGACCACTCCGGTAGCCGATCGATCGCGCCACTGCCACTAGTGCATATATATTCATGGACAAACACATATGACAAACTACCCGGATTGGGACATACACTCCCGTTCCTAAACATACAACTTTCCCTTCAACTCAACTTGAAGATCAGTGACCTCCCCAAAACGCACCATGGAGGTACACAAGATAACCCAGTGAAACAAAGGCCTCATCttcatggcatgcacggatcaaaaTGCAGAAATGAAGCACAGTTCCAAGCCTTCCAACATGGCGCAGCTTCAAGACTCACATCAACTCTCCTTCGAGAAGCCGGCTTGGTCCTATCTGTAGTAAGTCAAGTCACCCTCCAGATCTTCACGTCGCAGTCCAACGAACCGCTGCAAACCAGAGCGGAGCAGCCGCCGCGCGAACTCTCCTCCCGCTCGCTGCATCGGTCGCCTCCCGTCAACACCAATGCCAGGCTCTTCACGGCAGCGCCATGGCCGTCCAGGACGGCCGAGCAGGAGTACTCGCCCTCCGCTCCCCGCCGCCACACCCTCACCGTCCTGTCCGCGGACCCGCTGCACGCCACGTCGCCGGCGGCGGCCAGGCACAGCACCGCCTCGACGTGCCCCCTGAGAGTCCTCGTGGCCGCCGCGCCTCCGGCGTCAAAGCCCTCCCACACGACGACGGACCGGTCGCACGAGCCGGAGTAGAGAACCAGCCCGCCGACGCCCATCGCCAGCGCGTTCACCGCCGACCTGTGCCGCTCCATGGTGCCGACCAGCGCGAGCCTCTTCTGCCCCGGGTTGCGCATCCACGCCTTGATCGTCCGGTCGGCCGACCCGGTGTAGACATGCCCGTCCGACGACACGGCGATGGCGTTGATGGCGTCGTTGTGGGCCGGGGCGATAGACTCCATGCAGCGGAGGCTGGGTAGGCGCCACACCTTGAGGCTCCGGTCCCAGGACACGGAGTACATGTACCCGCCGTCCGGGGACAGCGCGAGCGCGGTGACCGCGTCCACGTGGTGCACCCAGGTGCGACTCGTCTGCCGCCGGACGTCGACGTAGTTCTTGGGGAACAGGAACGTGCGCAGGCAGTCCGCGGTGGTCGGCAGCACGCCGTGCAGGGCGAGGTGGCTGCTCCCGCCTTTCCGCCGGACGGCGTGCTGCCACACCCTGATCTTGCCGTCCTGGTGGGCGCTGACAAGACCATCGCTGGTGGCCATGAGGCACTTTATGGAGCTATTGGTGACGGCAACAACAGAGCCCCCCTGTTGCACGGTCGTGCTGCCCATGTCCAGTGGCCACAGCCTGATGTGTCCGTCCGACGAGGCGACGTAGAGCGAGTTGCCGTCGACGGCGAGGCCAGAGACGTAGGAGGAGTGCCCCCTGAGCGTGGAGACGCACTCGTAGCGGCATGGGCTCAGGGGATGGGCCGGGGAAGGGGCACTAGATTGCGACGAGTGCGATATATCTTTGCACATCAAACCTTCTTCAGAGTTCAGGCTCATATTGCTGGACTTGCCTTCGCTGTTCTTGTCTGCAACTGCAAGATGAAATCATGGATTAAAATAGCAGAAAGGCAGGATCTCAGGGCAGTTATGCAAAAGCAACGAGATAAGCAAGCAAGCAATGTGCATGCAGAGAGAGACACAGAAGATTATAGTAAGAGGCTGTGGAGATTGACGAGTGACGCATCTATATAGCAGCACAGCAAGTGGGCTCAACACGGATTCTTGTTATCTTGTAATTGATGTGTTTTAGAAAGCTCGAAATGGATAGAGTGGAGGAAAATTCAACTGACAGGTACACAAGTAGGGCAAAAGGCAGCTTACAATGCTTTAGAATTTCTTCCCTTTTTGGCTGAAAACGCGTTAGATTATGAGGACAGGATTCCTGGTATATAAAATGCAGTCAGAACTAAAATCAATTGCAGCATTTCTATGCAGTCGTTATTTACCGCAGAGGAAAGTAAAAAGTTCTCGCAGAAAAAGAAATGCATATAACAGATAATGGGATTTATGCCTCGCAGGGGTAACATGGACTTGCCTTGCTCTTTCCGGAGTACATACTACATATAGGCTATAGCTTcatttcctttcctttcctttcctttctcCCCACCCCCCAGCATGCATGTTCTTCCAGCAAAGCCAATGATCACTGGACCGTGATCTATCTTTTCTCCATGTGACAGTGATTACCGCCGTAACCGATAAGGTACATCAGTTCCTTGCACCATTGCATGCTTCACTGTGAACATGCTCAAGGAAACCATTTATTGGGCAGTATTTATCAAACACCAAAATACTACATTCACCATAAATTTCAGAGACAAATCGGTACCAATTCTGCTGTGCTGCATATAACCGGAAAGCTACCGCAAGAACAGTATCATCATGAGCCTCATCAATGTGACGCTTATCTCACACTCAAAACACAAATTTTGGAGCAGCTACCTACTGCAAGGATGTATACCGAGGCTGAGGCATGATTCAATTCGGAGTGAAGTTAATGACCTAGAAACAAACCTGGTGGCATTGTTGTTTTATGGGAGAGCACTGAATCAAATGTGTTGCTTTAGCTGACAGTCTCACTCAGCATCAGCAGCAGTGGCCTGAAGCGCACAGCCACACAACCTATAAACTGAAAGGATTCTAAAATATAAAGTGGTATTCTGAAGACAGGATTGGCTAAATTATCCATTCATAGTGATGTATTGCGCAACAACTGACGAAACATGATTAAAAGTTGTCCATAATGGGATACAAGTGATGCCCTACAGATCTGTTCCTGGTTGCCCGGCTCAGCTTTTCGAGGTTCGGAATGGGCTTCAGGTCCAGGTTTTTTGGCCCGCAGGTCCATCCGGAAACCCACTTGATTATATAATAACATGAAAAACATTGGACTGAAAATAAATATGTCAGCATGGTAAATTAGTTGGAAACTGCAAAAAAGGCAATCTCCTCCAAGCCTGGAGCTTATACTAGTGTGTGACCTACAGTCATTTTCCAAAATAGCATTAGGTGTTTTGGTTCATTGCGAGTGAAGAAAAAGCTGAAATATATTGGTTGTGAGAAGAAGAAAACAGATACTGTACTAGGAAAGGAGGGAGCAGAGACAAGCGGACAAGACAAGTTTGAGAAGGCCAATCGCTCTTCCAATATGCAAGAAGAGGCAGACAACCACTTAACTAGCTGCATCATGGATTGTTTTATCATCATCAAGGTCGTTGAAACATGATGTAACAGAAACTGAGATAAGGATAGCCATACAGGAGCTGGGACCACTGTTAAAGCTTCTACAGAAAAGCATTCGGTGTATTCATAGATCTCACATGCTGTGCATAACTGCATTTGCATCAGTGATGTAAGTGCCTCTAAAAGTCTCCATGTCACTTACTTAGAGAGAGCATGACTAGCAAATCAAGATCACCATTGGATCTTAGAAAAAAGTAAAATACATCGGATGTCCTAATTCTTCAAACATGTCATTAAAACTTTATGTTACTCTTTGTTATAGTTTTTGTTTGGGTACTCTTTGTAATCATTGAAACTTTATAGGCTAGAAGTAGTTAAATTATTCATGGCAGTTCTTATGCAGCTCTAATCCCGTATGACATGCCTGGCGGGTTGACCACCACCAAGTAGGCAACGCTTGGCACAAAACACCTGCTGCTCCCTCTTGCCCACTTAGGCCGGCAATGAAGGAGCTCCCACTGCGCCAGATCAACTATGGCTGTGAGGCCGGCGGTGCCTCGTCcactctgtgtcgtcaccatagcGATAAGGTCTAGTGCGAGTAGCAGCCTCCACCGTGTCACGACCCAAACACAGGGAGGTGATGAACAACCGGATCAGTACCAATATTAGGATACAATTTGAGGGATACAAGGGAAGTTGGGATGAGGAATCAGCAAAAGCAAGGAGGTGAGATGCAGTAGCAGTAGATGAGGAACTGGAGCAGGGGAGAGAGACCTAGAGACGATTCAATCATTCGATGCCTTCCCCTCTGCAGCTCTCTTCGTTTATAACCATTGACGCCGACTCCTGTAGTTGGGCCAAGCCCAAGCACCACAGCCCCTTCCGAAGTAAAGCCCAATGAGAGCATAGCGGCATGACCACTCGGGCATGACATTCTCGCCCCCTTAAAGTGCGGCTTGTCCTCAAGCCGATGACTGTGGTACCAAGGAGTAGGAGAACCACCGGGATCCCATGGTGTTTGCACTCGTAGGATAACAATAGCTGACCAATATTCAATATCAAGTGTAGCATAACCAACCGGAACACAATTACCATGATCTTCAAGGGAGCAGCCTTCGCGGCTCAATTTATCTGGATTACTGCCACGGAGTATCAACTCACAATCATGGTGTGTTCCACCAAGTGACTCAAACCGCCGTATATATGTGCTCGTATATTGACATTTGATCCTCATTTGAATTGTTGCCTGACCAAGAAGATTCAAGATTCCAGGATCCCATTGTGTTGCATTAGAGAACTCGTGTCCATGACCATGAGAATCTTGCACAGCCGGAACAAATAAGTATGATGTCTTAGGAAGCACCCGTTGTTCCACATTTTGAGTTGCGAGAATTGAACATAAATCCCCTAACAGCAAGCTCCAGCAAGCACAAATAAGAGGTGCGCGGATCGATTCCAATATACCTGATTCCTGATCAAGGATAGCAGACCTGGGAGCAGCACAAGGATtgttgaaagatcatggatgtcgcctagaggtgggggggggggggggtgaataggcgttttaaaataattacggtttaggcttgaacaaatgcggaataaacctaacggttaatttgtcaagcacaaaacctacaacaactaggctcacctatgtgcaccaacaacttatgctaaagaagataagcaactatgtgatagcaggatatatgacaagaacaatatggctatcacaaagtaaagtgcataaataaaggggctcgggtaagagataaccaaggcacgcggagacgacgatgtatcccgaagttcacacccttggaAATGCTagtctccgtttggagcggtgtggaggcacaatgctccccaagaagccactagggccaccgtaatctcctcacgccctcgcacaatgcaagatgccgtgaatccactaagggacccttgagggcggtcaccgaacccgtacaaatggcaacccttgggggtggtcactgaacccgtacactttggcaacccttgtgggcggtcaccgaaacccgtcaaaatgctcggggcgatctccacaacctaattgcataccccgacgcttgcccggaacTTTACatcacaatgattgagctccgaacactaccaaccgtctagggcgcccacgcacccaagaggaacaagctcaagggtaccaagcacccaagagtaataagcttctcaacttgaaacgtccacgtatcaccgtggagaactcaaaccgatgcaccaaatgcaatggcaagggcacacggagtgcccaagtccttctctcccaaatcccaccgaagcaactaatgctagggaggaaaatgagaggaagaacaagaaggagaacaccaagaactccaagatctagatccaaggggttcccctcacatagaggagaaagtgattggtggaaacatggatctagatctcctctctcttttccccccaaaactagcaagaatccatggagggattgagagatagcaagctcggagaaggtcaacaatggggaaagaacacgagctcaaaggataaggttcattggggaagaagacccctttatatagtgggggaaccaatccaaccgttaccccactgaacagccacgcacagagcggtactaccgcttgggcagggcggtactaccgctgagggtgATACTACCGCTctcacccagcggtactgccgcgctggcGAGGAGGTCAGGgccctggccccagagcggtactaccgtgggagtaGGCGCGGTACTATCGCTTGGGGAACCActacggtactacggccgaagaccacaagcggtactaccgcttggggagcggtactaccgctctgggagcggtactaccgcttgagtgcttcggcggtactaccgctgtggaccgcggtactaccgctggcgccatcctTAAGCCACAACCGCGAAAACAAAGAATACTCcgaggaaaaccagaactgccataacttctgtaaatgagctccgaattgagcaaactcaagcttgtttgaAACAaaacaacgagtagcatcaaaacagctggttatagtaagaagaggcaggggaggtatgcttagcaaacaaaggagtgacacctccaacagagaagaaccggcataccctccaacatcgaaaacatcatagaagatgcatgtgaactccgtttttgatgaactcgagcttgtcatgaacatgatcaaaagctccaaatctcacaaggagaagaaccaaacaagaaccaataaatatgatgcaaggatgcaatggtttgagctctctacgaacgatacgatcaagcaactcatcgagagccccccttgatagtacggcaaacgatcctataacccggtctcccacaactaccatgagaccggtaaaatataaaacgtatcaagggcaaacctttgccttgcacatggtccacttgagctagatgatgacgatcttgactccctcaagttggaccacctttcttgattgcgttggctcgatgaagactagttgattgctcccccatactcctgtgggtgagcctctcttccgcacatcttcacaagtccattgtcaccacaatggacggcaagcttcaagcatttgatctcttcgtgatgcttcacttgaacttgcacaccacaacctaaccccacaaaggactctcacgaagatcatgggttagtacacaaagcgtaattgacagtgcttaccataccatggggtcgcttgatccctctcggtacatattctacgctttgtgtgttgatcaacttgatttactctttgacttagtcttgatcaaccttgaatctttccaactctcttcatttggatgatgtcttgagggtaaacatgaatgatcacacaatcttcttcttcaagacatgcttgcaataagctcagcactcacatgaccattctttggataattccttaatagcaccttggtcaactcataaactccttgaaaccacacatggacttcaagaaaagcctatggacagatccttcaaatataactcaagacaaccattagtccatagagattgtcatcaattaacaaaaccaaacatgggggcaccgcatgttctttcaattgTAGAATGCCTTAAAAATGTTGGTGACCATCAACAGTAGAATATGTCTTGGACTGCCATTGAAGCCGTTAAAGAGTGCCCATGCAATTACCCACCGGAATTGTTCAGAACAATAAATAGGATCAGTCCAAAAATTCTCAGAGTTGCACTGCATGCTATCAAGTAAGTCAAACAAGCTGGTGACTATGAACACCCTAATCCCTACCTGAAATGACAAATGATAGTGAATACTGGGCTGAGGTGCCCCAAGAAATAATTCCTTTCCTTCTTTCTCCAGCGATGATGCTCTTCTTTTGTTAATAAAGGGTGCACAGAGTGGATTAACATCCATGAGAACCTGAACTGGAAGTGGCGCGCAACAAACAATGATAACCAGGGCCTCAACTTGAAGTGGCGCACCATATCTTGTACCGTCTACAGGTGCTAGACCCATGAGCTTGCTTAGCACAACAGTTCCAGTAACATGGTAGTTAGACAAGACTTGAGGTGAACAAATCTCTCCAAACAGTAGCAACGCTAGCCAAGAATTGAACCATGAATGTTTAGCACTTGCACATAAAGTCCACTGTATGCATGGATGTGGTGTTCCAGATTGCAGTTCCACAAAGCACAATCCAGTAGCTTGAGAACTTGCTGCACAATTAACCTTTTTCAACAAACAACATACATTACCATGTTGCCGAACTGTAACTTCCTTCAGGAATTCTTCAAACAAAAATGGTGATCTCCATTTACACTTTCCTTGGGAACACAATTTATCTTCCCAGTAATTAGATGTCTGTAGTTGTACCCGTGGAAAAGCTAATGACCAAGCTTTAGCAATCAAACCATCCACATTCAGGCTGCTCATCATATTATTAGTGCCTCCCATCATAATTTGCATAGTCGCCAAGAATACCCACCATGTACTACTAATTACggtgtagcaagaatattcagttGCACTAGCAGGAAATTCAGCCAGAGATAGAAGACAATAAACATGGACAGGTTGCACCAGACAAAAATGCCATTCAGTGTTCATCAGTTCAGTGTACTTGTCGAATAGGAGCTCTATGGGCAAAAGTGCAGCTTTCCAGTTAAGCACCAAAGTGAAAACCTCACTGGTAGCATGGAACTCACTGTGAGCTTGAAAAATTGTATGGGCCAGCTGCACATATTGATTATGTGTGCATCGTTTCTTAAGCATCTGGAACATATCATCCAGCTTTAAGTGACCTTGTCGCCATGATCCAACTACAAGAAGTGAAAAATGTTGTGCACCAATGGACAAAATGTCAATTGCATGAGCCATATGCCAAATTCCCTTGCATGCCTCACGTGCTGCTAGTACCATGTTTATGGAACCTAGTTTTATCTCTGAACCTGAAGCTATTAGACACTCACACATGAGGTCCAGTAACTGGGACTTTCTTGCATAGTCAATAAAATTGTGGAGACTTTCTTCAGTTGGATTCGGTCTCACAAAATAGACAGTAGCTTTCAAAACAGAGGTAACCTGAGCTAACATCAGAGCAAGACCTGCAGCTGACTCCCACGACATTTGGCCACATTCCAGACTCACCTTGACATGGAGCGGTGGCGAGGTCGAACAGGGAACCACATACCTGCCCGACACAGTGGCGACGCTTGACAGCGGCTTGACAATGTTGTCCCGAGCTGTAATGGTGTGCTTGCTGAAGAACGAAGGTCATGGTGCTGGCCGGATCACCTGTCCGTGTGCATTCAGACCCACTGTCTTATCTGACCCGGGCACGAGTGTCAACACGCAGGCAGCCTCGACATAGCTTTTCAACGAACAACTAGTGGGTATCATCGCAATGAGCTTAAAGTCAGGAATCACTCTCTATGGTGGGGCTGGTGTACTCCAGGGGACCATGGACACTAACATGGGATCGTAGTCATCTCTTCCATGGGCCAGATCACCCGTCGAGCAGATGGCGGGCATTGGTGCAGCGGCGTGGATGGTGTCGATGTCAAGGTCCTCGTTGCACACGACAGGGGAGGCAAGCACGACAGGTGCAGCGGCATGGACGGTGTCAATGTTGAGGTCCTTGCTGCACACGGCAGTGGAGGCAAGCACGATAGGTGTAGCTACATGGACGGTGCCATCAGGATTCAGGCACTCTGTCGAGTACATGGTCGGTGTCGGAGCAGCAAGCTTGCTCGCATCGATGACGTGGTCCTATACTACATGGTCGTAGCCAACGCCACACTCCTCGGCACATATCGCCTCATCCTTCATGATCTCTTCCTCCCTTATCCGAGCAAGGCATGACGCTCTGGTGATGCTAGACAGCGATTTCGACTGCACAACTGCTTGAATATCCCTGTGCAGCCCCTCAATGTACTGGTGGACGAAGCACTTGATGCTCAGGTTCGGGTTGATATCCAGTACGTGTTGTACACATTCCCAAAAAGTTGTCGTGTACTCGGCCACGGTTGTGGTCTGCTTCTGTTCGAGCAGTGAGCACAAGTGCAAGTTGTACTCCGGAGACACGTCCTGGACATCGAGGAGGCATGGACGCTCGTAGATGCACCGGCCATGCATGGCGAGAGCTCGCGCTGCCCCGCTTCTTGACTGAAGTTGAACCACCGGCTCCACATGGTAGATTCTCTGGAACATGGAGATCTTCACCACGCCATACTTTGTAAACACGTGCTGCAATGTCTCCTCACTGATTGGGTAGTACACATGGTGCACAGTGACGCGGAGAATGCCGTCAGTGAACACCTCTTGCTTGCTCGACATTTCGTCAAACACTTGGTAGGCAGGAAGTGGGTGGTGATTGTTTTCTTGTCTATGCGCTGAGGGTTTG
This genomic window contains:
- the LOC123163175 gene encoding protein JINGUBANG, which translates into the protein MSLNSEEGLMCKDISHSSQSSAPSPAHPLSPCRYECVSTLRGHSSYVSGLAVDGNSLYVASSDGHIRLWPLDMGSTTVQQGGSVVAVTNSSIKCLMATSDGLVSAHQDGKIRVWQHAVRRKGGSSHLALHGVLPTTADCLRTFLFPKNYVDVRRQTSRTWVHHVDAVTALALSPDGGYMYSVSWDRSLKVWRLPSLRCMESIAPAHNDAINAIAVSSDGHVYTGSADRTIKAWMRNPGQKRLALVGTMERHRSAVNALAMGVGGLVLYSGSCDRSVVVWEGFDAGGAAATRTLRGHVEAVLCLAAAGDVACSGSADRTVRVWRRGAEGEYSCSAVLDGHGAAVKSLALVLTGGDRCSEREESSRGGCSALVCSGSLDCDVKIWRVT